One stretch of Synergistales bacterium DNA includes these proteins:
- a CDS encoding PASTA domain-containing protein: protein MKRFMYLSFVVVLLVIVASGALTLYYVFWGGEEISTPPLEGMSAIEAVEIAQQHGLLVRMDKVDSLKEPGIVLSQWPEAGSKIKEGKVLILKISKGGDRVALPNLRGMEFNEAVATLEEEGFTAGDIVRIDHPDVLPGTVIAQSPSAPARLPKGERIDLLISRGPSGEGGTVSVPDVTGREEAVARRLLAGAGLQVQDVRYTYTQNTPEGIVVSLSPAPGTTLRHASGITLEVATNRRAEASEPENPTPTPSQTVRAPGMADGVADEEQQVATDSRPEEQPPAETEETAETVSPDRETEPEPTATPTPTPVPGKLAKIRYQVPPLSDPLNLLIEMVDEQGSRKILDREVSSGEYVKLDKRYVGSAVVTIYLGGEFVWQERYR, encoded by the coding sequence GTTTTGTCGTTGTTCTGCTTGTTATCGTGGCCTCCGGTGCCCTGACACTGTACTATGTGTTCTGGGGCGGAGAGGAGATAAGCACGCCTCCTCTGGAAGGAATGAGCGCCATCGAGGCTGTCGAGATCGCCCAGCAGCATGGGCTCCTGGTCCGGATGGACAAGGTGGATTCCCTGAAGGAACCCGGCATCGTCCTCTCGCAATGGCCGGAAGCGGGGTCGAAGATCAAGGAGGGAAAGGTGCTGATTCTGAAGATCAGCAAGGGCGGGGACCGGGTGGCGCTGCCCAACCTCCGGGGGATGGAGTTCAACGAAGCCGTCGCGACGCTTGAGGAGGAGGGATTCACCGCCGGGGATATCGTCCGGATCGACCACCCCGATGTGTTGCCCGGAACGGTGATCGCCCAGAGCCCTTCGGCGCCGGCCCGGCTTCCCAAGGGCGAGCGGATCGATCTGTTGATCAGCAGAGGTCCGTCCGGAGAGGGTGGAACGGTTTCCGTCCCTGATGTGACGGGGAGGGAAGAGGCGGTGGCCCGGCGACTGCTGGCAGGCGCCGGATTGCAGGTGCAGGATGTGCGGTATACCTACACGCAGAATACGCCTGAGGGGATTGTTGTTTCCCTGAGCCCCGCTCCAGGTACGACCCTTCGGCATGCCTCCGGCATTACGCTGGAGGTGGCCACCAACCGCCGGGCGGAAGCCTCGGAGCCGGAGAACCCGACACCGACACCTTCTCAGACAGTGCGGGCGCCGGGGATGGCGGATGGTGTGGCCGATGAGGAACAACAGGTGGCGACCGACAGCCGGCCCGAGGAGCAGCCCCCGGCGGAGACCGAAGAGACGGCAGAGACCGTTTCCCCGGATCGGGAGACGGAGCCGGAGCCTACGGCGACGCCGACGCCGACCCCGGTGCCGGGCAAACTGGCCAAGATCCGGTATCAGGTGCCGCCGCTCTCTGATCCCCTGAATCTCCTTATCGAGATGGTGGATGAACAGGGAAGCCGGAAGATCCTGGACAGAGAGGTAAGCAGCGGGGAGTATGTCAAACTCGACAAGCGGTATGTCGGGAGTGCTGTGGTAACAATCTATCTCGGAGGGGAATTTGTATGGCAGGAACGGTACCGGTAG